A single Lactuca sativa cultivar Salinas chromosome 8, Lsat_Salinas_v11, whole genome shotgun sequence DNA region contains:
- the LOC111884808 gene encoding pentatricopeptide repeat-containing protein At2g26790, mitochondrial — protein MLPPLIRLASCRNLVRNSMTLRFKFVSSLAQLSSYDVSDSSSDENNTSLVCRPLDKLDKFEVIETLHKLNREPNIGLSFITQLKEFGFKHDVVSYMAIVRFLCHWGMDIRLYSLFMDVIDNNNGELLSFEISDLCDALIEEIEMEGLEKLIKAIDVLVKVYASVGRFEDAIDTLYKIKRGRLVLSTRTCNYLMNQLIEWDKLDMVESVYRQLKMKGLVPNVYTYGILIKGLCRKGCLEEANDVFRQMGEAGVEPNAFTFGTYIDGLCSKGKTDHAFQKLKSFRDSNLPVNLFAYTSVIRGFIKESKLEDVENVLLDMLHTEVFPDADCYCVLIQGYCQKGDILRALDLYEEMESRGIKTNCVIVSSIMQCLCGLGKLVESVAWFFDIMKSGVFLDEISYNIAIDALCKLKKMDEAMKLFDDMKGKNMKPDVVHYTTLIKGYYLNEEPWNAYEIFGEMKSNGLKPDFITFDVLASGLSRFGSFEDTIDLLHDMQTQGLEPSSITHNVIIEGLCKGEKTKEAEVYFNTLHPKNLDNYAAMMNGYCEANNTTDAFEILFSERRLFAKRASCLKLLSCLCAEGETKKAMKLYKEFEASDNGPCKTMYSEIIYLLCRVEDMRTARVIFDKMIQKGFTPDVVTYTMMLYGYCRVKWLNEAHNLFLDMKNRGIKPDIYTYTVLLHGARTKEDVKDLTDELKENGLSFDVNCYTVVINKHCQLNNLHEAVLLFKEMKDKGVEPNTVTYTVFARGLCHQGYRNHAVALVDEMISKGIQLNKSTIRALEVVIKKV, from the coding sequence ATGTTGCCTCCTCTTATCAGGTTAGCTTCTTGCCGTAATCTGGTAAGAAATTCCATGACTCTCCGCTTTAAATTCGTTTCATCCCTTGCCCAATTAAGTAGTTACGACGTGTCAGACTCATCTTCTGACGAAAACAATACCAGTTTGGTCTGTCGACCGCTGGATAAACTCGATAAGTTTGAAGTTATTGAAACCTTGCACAAGTTAAACAGAGAACCCAATATTGGGTTGTCATTTATTACTCAACTTAAAGAATTTGGTTTTAAGCACGATGTAGTAAGTTATATGGCAATTGTTCGATTTTTGTGTCATTGGGGTATGGATATTAGGTTATATTCTTTGTTTATGGATGTTATTGATAATAACAACGGGGAACTTCTTAGTTTTGAAATTTCGGATCTGTGTGATGCATTGATAGAAGAGATTGAGATGGAGGGGCTGGAAAAACTGATAAAAGCCATTGATGTGTTGGTTAAGGTGTATGCAAGTGTTGGAAGATTTGAGGACGCCATAGATACCTTGTACAAGATAAAAAGGGGTCGACTTGTGCTTTCAACAAGAACATGTAATTATCTAATGAACCAGTTGATTGAGTGGGACAAACTGGATATGGTAGAATCAGTTTACAGACAATTGAAGATGAAAGGGTTAGTTCCAAATGTGTATACTTATGGGATTCTGATTAAAGGACTTTGCAGAAAGGGTTGTTTGGAAGAAGCCAATGATGTGTTCAGACAAATGGGAGAGGCTGGAGTGGAGCCTAATGCTTTCACTTTTGGTACCTACATTGATGGACTTTGCTCAAAAGGAAAAACTGATCACGCCTTTCAAAAACTAAAAAGTTTTAGGGACTCAAATCTGCCAGTTAATCTTTTTGCTTATACTTCTGTCATTCGAGGTTTTATAAAAGAGTCAAAGCTAGAAGATGTAGAAAATGTCTTGCTTGACATGTTACATACAGAAGTTTTCCCTGATGCAGATTGTTATTGTGTGTTAATTCAAGGTTATTGTCAGAAAGGTGACATTCTTAGGGCATTGGATCTTTATGAAGAAATGGAATCAAGAGGTATTAAAACCAATTGTGTGATTGTAAGCTCGATAATGCAATGCTTGTGTGGTTTGGGCAAACTGGTTGAATCAGTAGCGTGGTTCTTTGATATTATGAAATCAGGAGTTTTCCTTGATGAAATCTCGTATAATATCGCGATTGATGCTTTATGTAAACTTAAGAAAATGGATGAAGCCATGAAGTTATTTGATGACATGAAAGGTAAGAACATGAAACCAGATGTTGTGCATTACACCACTCTAATCAAAGGTTACTACCTCAATGAAGAACCTTGGAATGCATATGAAATCTTTGGGGAGATGAAATCGAATGGATTGAAACCAGATTTTATCACTTTCGATGTTCTTGCTAGTGGGTTATCAAGATTCGGTAGTTTTGAAGACACAATTGATCTTTTACATGATATGCAAACACAAGGTTTAGAACCTTCCAGTATTACACATAATGTGATCATTGAGGGGTTATGTAAAGGAGAAAAGACAAAAGAAGCTGAAGTTTATTTCAATACTTTACACCCCAAAAACCTGGATAACTATGCTGCAATGATGAACGGATACTGTGAAGCAAACAATACTACAGATGCCTTTGAGATTTTATTCTCTGAGAGACGACTTTTTGCAAAAAGGGCTTCTTGTTTGAAACTTCTAAGTTGTCTTTGTGCAGAAGGTGAAACTAAAAAAGCTATGAAACTATATAAAGAATTTGAAGCATCAGACAATGGTCCATGTAAGACAATGTATAGtgaaattatatatttgttatgTCGTGTTGAAGATATGCGAACAGCTAGGGTCATTTTCGACAAAATGATTCAGAAAGGATTTACACCAGATGTTGTTACATACACCATGATGTTATATGGTTACTGCAGGGTGAAATGGTTAAATGAAGCCCATAATCTTTTTCTTGACATGAAAAACAGGGGAATCAAACCTgatatatacacatatacagtTTTGCTTCATGGAGCTAGAACAAAAGAGGATGTGAAGGATCTTACAGATGAGTTGAAGGAGAATGGTTTATCTTTTGATGTTAATTGCTACACTGTTGTGATCAACAAGCATTGTCAGTTGAACAACTTACATGAAGCTGTTTTGCTGTTTAAAGAAATGAAAGATAAAGGTGTTGAACCAAATACTGTGACATACACTGTGTTTGCACGTGGTTTATGTCATCAGGGGTATAGGAATCATGCTGTAGCACTTGTTGATGAGATGATATCAAAGGGTATCCAGCTGAATAAAAGTACAATTAGAGCACTTGAAGTGGTGATCAAGAAAGTGTAA